The following are encoded together in the Bacillus cereus group sp. RP43 genome:
- a CDS encoding DUF3910 family protein encodes MNLQAKVDWIGTPKPYIYKDEVTYDATSIDFSLTNDDNRYKLIVLKSEKNTHYKLVQYGIKPGSPKPFPIDIPFEQGMLPLIEQILNDPYVQAILKEARF; translated from the coding sequence ATGAATTTACAAGCAAAAGTAGATTGGATTGGTACACCAAAACCGTACATATATAAAGATGAAGTGACATATGACGCTACTTCAATTGATTTTTCACTTACAAACGATGACAATCGCTATAAATTAATTGTGCTCAAGTCTGAAAAAAATACACATTATAAACTCGTACAATACGGAATAAAACCAGGCTCTCCAAAGCCATTCCCTATTGATATTCCATTCGAGCAAGGAATGCTACCGCTCATAGAACAAATATTAAATGATCCATATGTACAAGCGATATTAAAGGAAGCGCGCTTCTAA
- a CDS encoding zinc ribbon domain-containing protein, with protein sequence MSDLQTKLGSGMNKLQEGIEQGKQKLQIAQEIAQLKKGMQVQMQKKAEVLLELGQQVYVQLRGNGVNEASLKEVIAPIQEFDVAIYQARKRIVELQKQQGEKATCECGGSLSINDKFCGSCGNPNPMLAVESNSEKENCITCNEYIDKNSTYCPVCGIKQSGE encoded by the coding sequence TTGTCAGATTTACAGACGAAATTAGGTAGTGGAATGAATAAATTACAAGAGGGAATAGAACAAGGAAAGCAGAAGTTGCAAATTGCACAAGAAATTGCTCAGTTGAAAAAAGGAATGCAAGTGCAAATGCAGAAAAAAGCAGAAGTTTTATTAGAGCTTGGACAACAGGTATATGTTCAACTAAGAGGAAACGGAGTAAATGAAGCGAGTTTAAAAGAAGTGATTGCTCCAATTCAAGAGTTTGATGTTGCTATTTATCAAGCAAGAAAACGAATAGTTGAATTGCAAAAACAACAAGGCGAGAAAGCTACTTGTGAATGTGGTGGGTCTTTATCAATAAATGATAAGTTCTGTGGTTCATGTGGAAATCCTAACCCGATGTTAGCGGTAGAAAGTAATAGTGAGAAGGAAAATTGTATTACATGTAATGAGTATATTGATAAAAACTCTACTTACTGCCCGGTTTGTGGAATTAAGCAAAGTGGAGAGTGA
- a CDS encoding VanZ family protein gives MNRKWLFWIPVLLWMGIIFYSSAQPYKKQDMRSDIEQYINVEFVKEHFSWVSIDYGGGTPVSIANKGVGGFVEFFLRKGAHFMVFFMLGSLTYYAFHRSGYSRKRCFVYALLFVAGYATLDEIHQWFTGDRTPMWQDSLLDTCGGLTGIIISNWFWHRKRS, from the coding sequence ATGAATCGTAAATGGTTATTTTGGATTCCTGTATTACTATGGATGGGGATTATTTTCTATTCTTCAGCTCAGCCATATAAAAAACAGGATATGCGCTCGGATATTGAGCAATATATAAATGTTGAATTTGTGAAAGAGCATTTTTCATGGGTATCTATCGATTATGGCGGAGGTACACCTGTTAGTATCGCAAATAAAGGTGTAGGTGGATTTGTTGAGTTTTTCCTTCGTAAAGGTGCTCATTTTATGGTGTTCTTTATGCTTGGTTCATTGACGTATTATGCTTTTCATCGATCGGGTTATTCGAGAAAAAGGTGCTTTGTATACGCCCTCCTTTTCGTTGCGGGGTATGCAACATTGGATGAGATTCATCAATGGTTTACGGGAGACCGTACACCGATGTGGCAAGATTCATTGCTTGATACGTGCGGCGGGTTAACAGGAATTATAATAAGCAATTGGTTTTGGCATAGAAAAAGGAGCTAA
- a CDS encoding DEAD/DEAH box helicase, whose product MIIQTEVTIRLQHVSQGWFLWGEDDSGTLLPVATWKKNAFAWHSTSFYGTFLKEATYEGKQGVMLTNAQAFEYIANKPMNSFANMQMNGPITALTKDASELWDAFVSGSFTPDMKHWSQQPSWKVQNTSIEDNMLASLFSAAVNESILQDARSNDGWEDAKRLYEHYDFTKRQLEAALHEEDWLRKIGYIEDDLPFTVGLRLQEPQENFEMWKLETIVTPKRGAHRIYVYESIDSLPKRWHDYEERILETQEGFSKLVPWLKEDDKFREELFETEAWNFLTEASNELLAAGITILLPSWWQNLKATKPRLRVQLKQSTAQTQSFFGMNTLVNFDWRISTDGIDLSESEFFELVEQNKRLFNLNGQWMRLDPAFIEEVKKLMHRADKYGLEMKDVLQQHLSNTAETEIVEDDSPFTDIEIELDGYYEELFQKLLHIGDIPKVDVPSSLQATLRPYQQHGIEWLLYLRKLGFGALLADDMGLGKSIQTITYLLYAKENNLQTGPALIVAPTSVLGNWQKEFERFAPSLRVQLHYGSNRAKDESFKDFLQSADVILTSYALAQLDEEELSTLCWDAVILDEAQNIKNPHTKQSKAVRNLQANHKIALTGTPMENRLAELWSIFDFINHGYLGSLGQFQRRFVTPIEKDRDEGKIQQVQRFISPFLLRRTKKDQTVALNLPDKQEQKAYCPLTGEQASLYEQLVQDTLQNVEGLSGIERRGFILLMLNKLKQICNHPALYLKEEEPQNIVERSMKTKTVMELIQNIKDQNESCLIFTQYIGMGNMLKSMLEENFGQRVLFLNGSVPKKERDKMIEQFQNGTYDIFILSLKAGGTGLNLTAANHVIHYDRWWNPAVENQATDRAYRIGQKRFVHVHKMITTGTLEEKIDEMLERKQSLNNAVITSDSWMTELSTDELRELLGV is encoded by the coding sequence ATGATCATACAAACTGAAGTAACAATTAGGCTCCAGCACGTTAGTCAAGGTTGGTTCCTTTGGGGAGAAGATGATAGCGGTACGCTCTTACCCGTAGCAACTTGGAAAAAAAACGCATTCGCATGGCACTCTACTTCCTTCTATGGAACGTTTTTAAAAGAAGCAACATATGAGGGAAAACAAGGCGTTATGTTAACGAATGCCCAGGCATTTGAATACATCGCAAATAAACCAATGAATTCATTTGCAAATATGCAAATGAACGGTCCTATTACGGCGCTTACAAAGGACGCAAGTGAATTATGGGACGCTTTCGTCAGCGGCAGTTTCACACCTGACATGAAGCATTGGTCTCAGCAGCCATCTTGGAAAGTTCAGAATACCTCAATTGAAGATAACATGTTAGCATCTCTTTTCTCTGCCGCTGTGAACGAAAGTATTTTGCAAGATGCTCGCTCAAATGACGGATGGGAAGATGCAAAGAGGCTATATGAACATTACGACTTTACGAAAAGGCAATTGGAAGCAGCACTACATGAAGAAGATTGGCTTCGAAAAATTGGTTACATTGAAGATGATCTTCCATTTACAGTCGGCCTAAGACTACAAGAACCGCAAGAAAACTTTGAAATGTGGAAGCTTGAAACAATCGTTACACCAAAACGTGGTGCGCATCGCATATATGTATATGAAAGCATCGATTCCTTGCCAAAACGATGGCACGATTACGAAGAACGTATTCTTGAAACACAAGAGGGATTCAGTAAACTCGTACCGTGGCTAAAAGAGGACGACAAGTTCCGAGAAGAACTCTTTGAAACGGAAGCTTGGAACTTCTTAACCGAAGCAAGTAATGAATTACTCGCAGCAGGCATTACAATTTTACTACCATCATGGTGGCAAAATTTAAAAGCAACAAAACCGAGGTTACGCGTTCAGCTGAAGCAAAGTACAGCACAAACACAGTCTTTCTTCGGCATGAATACGCTCGTTAATTTCGACTGGCGCATTTCAACGGACGGAATTGATTTATCAGAAAGCGAATTTTTCGAACTCGTTGAGCAGAACAAACGTCTTTTCAATTTAAATGGCCAATGGATGAGACTTGATCCTGCCTTTATTGAAGAAGTAAAAAAACTAATGCACCGTGCAGATAAATATGGACTAGAAATGAAAGACGTGTTGCAGCAACATTTATCTAATACGGCGGAAACAGAAATTGTAGAAGACGATAGTCCGTTTACCGATATTGAAATCGAACTAGATGGATATTATGAAGAGCTTTTCCAAAAACTTCTGCACATTGGAGATATTCCAAAAGTAGATGTACCATCTTCGCTACAAGCAACACTCCGCCCGTATCAACAACATGGGATTGAATGGCTGCTATACTTACGAAAGCTTGGATTTGGGGCATTATTAGCCGATGATATGGGACTCGGAAAAAGTATTCAAACGATAACTTACTTACTATACGCTAAAGAAAACAATCTCCAAACAGGTCCTGCATTAATTGTGGCGCCGACATCAGTTCTTGGAAATTGGCAAAAAGAATTTGAGCGTTTCGCACCAAGTTTACGTGTTCAATTACATTATGGAAGTAACCGAGCTAAGGATGAGTCATTTAAAGATTTTCTTCAATCCGCAGATGTTATACTAACTTCTTATGCATTAGCTCAGCTTGATGAAGAAGAACTTAGTACGTTATGCTGGGACGCTGTTATTTTAGACGAAGCACAAAATATAAAAAACCCACATACGAAACAGTCGAAAGCAGTAAGAAACTTGCAAGCAAATCATAAAATTGCTTTGACCGGTACACCGATGGAAAACCGACTTGCTGAGCTTTGGTCTATTTTCGACTTTATCAATCATGGATATCTCGGAAGCTTAGGACAATTCCAGCGCCGCTTCGTCACACCGATCGAAAAGGACCGCGATGAAGGAAAAATCCAGCAAGTTCAACGATTTATCTCGCCGTTTTTACTGCGTCGTACGAAGAAAGACCAAACAGTCGCATTAAACTTACCAGATAAACAAGAACAGAAAGCCTATTGTCCACTAACTGGAGAACAAGCTTCCTTATATGAACAACTTGTTCAAGATACATTACAAAATGTAGAAGGATTAAGCGGAATTGAGCGCCGCGGCTTTATACTATTGATGCTGAACAAGCTAAAACAAATTTGTAATCATCCAGCACTTTATTTGAAAGAAGAAGAACCTCAAAACATCGTCGAGCGCTCTATGAAAACAAAAACGGTAATGGAGCTCATCCAAAATATAAAAGACCAAAATGAAAGTTGCTTAATCTTCACTCAATACATTGGCATGGGGAACATGCTAAAAAGTATGCTAGAAGAAAATTTCGGTCAGCGTGTCCTCTTCTTAAATGGTAGTGTACCGAAGAAAGAACGTGACAAGATGATCGAGCAGTTCCAAAACGGAACGTATGACATCTTCATCTTATCGTTAAAGGCTGGCGGAACAGGATTGAACTTAACTGCTGCCAACCATGTCATTCACTATGACCGTTGGTGGAATCCAGCTGTAGAAAACCAAGCAACAGACCGTGCTTATCGCATCGGTCAAAAACGCTTCGTTCACGTTCATAAAATGATTACAACGGGAACACTTGAAGAGAAAATTGATGAAATGTTAGAACGAAAACAATCATTAAATAATGCCGTCATTACAAGCGATAGCTGGATGACCGAACTATCAACCGATGAACTAAGAGAATTACTTGGCGTATAA
- a CDS encoding zinc ribbon domain-containing protein, with the protein MYCRTCGKQHGEEVNYCPNEGSMEIAGAVDTVTLEQDTAKYCRGCGNENAQQNVYCQKCGHSLFIVKKKEQLVKLPTMDSAPKVAFTADKATLKTGLIGGAIASVLMLVAGWIGSLLFASILSEMFSNLTKELEMLPSFYTSATSTLLNYHLLGFTAGDDSGLMLSLSWHTPFVLLLIVPFIILAGTGIWLGKQRVAKTIKDQIFVAAIVGIIYGIFLLIISFAASQSFTIPFSDAGKITVGYSAVKSFLSGFVCGTLFTLVGFIVHTSKNNMAPAFQELMPYGASIYYGISAMIKGLLVTAVVTCILAMALVSNEDNIEPLKDMKASKTQAALLALELTPQLWSMAHFSPLEISSPAFDHEFKGISKKSSDNKMAFSFVSGISVNGIGMKDIMIAQGGTQEDIAEVNEVNSNFHYGLLLLVIPLFFMFRAGRKLAGLPTTNMYITLAVCSGSYTIMMIVMNIISKFQIDVSGNVMNVFGASGTVLSMQNSLVYLTLFSFIVTYVAALAGMKLAKK; encoded by the coding sequence ATGTATTGTCGCACGTGCGGAAAACAACATGGTGAAGAAGTGAATTATTGTCCTAATGAAGGAAGTATGGAGATTGCGGGGGCAGTAGATACAGTAACGTTAGAGCAAGATACTGCTAAATATTGCAGAGGTTGCGGTAATGAAAATGCTCAGCAAAATGTATATTGTCAAAAGTGTGGACATTCTTTATTTATTGTTAAGAAAAAAGAACAACTTGTAAAATTACCTACGATGGATAGTGCTCCTAAAGTTGCATTTACAGCAGATAAAGCAACTTTAAAAACAGGTTTAATTGGTGGGGCTATTGCAAGTGTTCTCATGTTAGTTGCTGGTTGGATTGGAAGTTTATTATTTGCTTCTATATTAAGTGAGATGTTTAGCAATCTTACGAAAGAACTGGAAATGCTACCAAGCTTTTATACAAGCGCAACTTCTACGCTATTAAATTATCATTTGCTTGGTTTTACAGCCGGTGATGATAGTGGATTGATGTTATCTTTATCTTGGCATACTCCATTTGTTTTATTATTAATTGTTCCATTCATTATTTTAGCTGGTACAGGAATATGGTTAGGGAAACAACGTGTTGCGAAGACGATTAAGGATCAAATCTTTGTAGCAGCAATAGTCGGTATTATATATGGAATCTTTTTACTTATTATAAGTTTTGCAGCATCACAATCTTTTACAATTCCATTCTCAGATGCAGGTAAGATAACAGTTGGTTATTCTGCTGTAAAGAGCTTCCTAAGTGGTTTTGTATGTGGAACGTTATTCACTTTAGTAGGATTTATTGTTCATACAAGCAAAAACAATATGGCACCAGCGTTTCAAGAGTTAATGCCATACGGGGCATCTATTTATTATGGGATTTCAGCTATGATAAAAGGACTTTTAGTGACAGCGGTAGTAACGTGTATTTTAGCTATGGCGTTAGTAAGTAACGAAGACAATATTGAACCGTTAAAAGACATGAAAGCTTCAAAAACGCAGGCTGCATTATTAGCATTAGAATTAACACCTCAATTATGGAGTATGGCTCATTTTTCTCCGTTAGAAATATCAAGTCCAGCATTTGATCATGAATTTAAAGGAATTAGTAAGAAATCATCTGATAACAAAATGGCCTTTTCATTCGTATCAGGCATTTCTGTAAATGGGATTGGGATGAAGGATATAATGATTGCACAAGGAGGAACACAGGAAGATATTGCTGAGGTTAATGAAGTAAATAGCAACTTCCATTATGGTCTATTATTACTTGTGATCCCGTTATTCTTTATGTTTAGAGCAGGTAGGAAATTAGCAGGATTACCGACTACTAATATGTACATTACACTAGCGGTATGCAGCGGCTCTTACACAATTATGATGATTGTAATGAACATAATTTCTAAGTTCCAAATTGATGTGTCTGGAAATGTAATGAATGTATTCGGAGCGAGCGGTACTGTATTATCTATGCAAAATTCATTGGTATATTTAACTTTGTTTAGTTTTATTGTGACATACGTAGCGGCATTGGCCGGAATGAAATTAGCGAAAAAGTAG
- a CDS encoding cell wall-binding protein EntA — MKKLIGIATAAVFGLGIFTASANAETVVKTDVLNVRENPTTESKVVGKLQNGHKLDVLNTENGWSQIKLDGKDAFVSAEFTKNSYYVTANVLNVRAEANTNSEILGTLKKDDMIETTNQVQNEWLQFEYNGKTAYVHVPFLTGTAPVIEKQETPAPAKAQAPAKAQAPAPVKTAAKPAVKAAETSEPSGGRELTVVATAYTAHPSENGGTYGGRVLTAMGHDLTANPNMKMIAVDPKVIPLGSKVWVEGYGEAIAGDTGGAIKGNRIDILLGSDSAANKWGRKTVKVKILK; from the coding sequence ATGAAAAAATTAATTGGAATAGCAACAGCAGCAGTTTTTGGTCTTGGGATTTTCACCGCATCTGCTAATGCAGAAACTGTTGTAAAAACAGACGTACTAAACGTACGAGAAAACCCTACTACTGAATCAAAAGTTGTCGGTAAATTACAGAATGGTCATAAATTAGATGTTCTAAATACAGAAAACGGATGGTCACAAATCAAATTAGATGGTAAAGACGCATTCGTAAGTGCAGAGTTTACAAAGAACTCTTACTATGTAACAGCTAACGTATTAAATGTACGTGCTGAAGCGAACACAAACTCAGAAATTCTTGGAACGCTTAAGAAAGACGATATGATCGAAACAACGAACCAAGTACAAAATGAGTGGTTACAATTTGAATATAACGGGAAAACGGCTTATGTTCATGTTCCTTTCTTAACAGGTACAGCACCTGTTATTGAGAAACAAGAAACGCCTGCTCCTGCTAAAGCTCAAGCACCAGCTAAGGCTCAAGCACCTGCACCAGTAAAAACAGCTGCTAAGCCTGCTGTGAAAGCTGCTGAAACTAGCGAACCATCTGGTGGTCGTGAGTTAACAGTTGTAGCTACAGCATATACAGCTCATCCGAGCGAAAACGGTGGCACATACGGCGGCCGTGTATTAACTGCAATGGGTCATGACCTAACAGCGAACCCAAACATGAAAATGATCGCTGTTGACCCGAAAGTAATCCCATTAGGATCTAAAGTATGGGTAGAAGGTTATGGAGAAGCAATCGCTGGTGATACTGGCGGTGCAATTAAAGGTAACCGTATCGACATTCTACTTGGATCAGATAGCGCTGCTAACAAATGGGGACGCAAAACTGTTAAAGTGAAAATTTTAAAATAA
- a CDS encoding glycosyltransferase, with protein sequence MMTLVMLLLFILFCVLVFWISITFSIKYVLIFTAFLFSGLLVYYSFLTIAGLIHRNSKRKDRTLEHYPSVDILIPAHNEGVVIKDTLEAMAKIEYPGKLNVYLLNDNSQDETPEIGDDFDKAYAHIHHIRVPPGEPKGKSRVLNYGLSISDGEYFCVYDADNQPEPHALRMLVEHAETTEDAVGAVGHVRTVNEKRNWLTRMISLEFQIFQLLMQSGRWLLFQTGSLTGTNMLLRRSALEELGGYDPYAIAEDAELTLRITQKGYLLPIVPESITWEQEPEHLKILIKQRTRWLQGNLYILEKMFSSLSFFKGKLLVHSLQQVLVYVVFWLFLIISNVWFVIGLLGIFQIQYSIPLLFMWYVAYITYVSQLFSAQSVERTFTPTNIFISVIMYFTYAQLFTYLFIRSLILYLRAKSKKQVIGWDKTVRFKKEK encoded by the coding sequence ATGATGACACTCGTTATGCTTCTTTTATTTATTTTGTTTTGTGTACTTGTTTTCTGGATCAGCATCACATTTTCAATTAAATATGTATTGATTTTTACCGCCTTTCTATTCTCTGGTTTACTCGTTTATTACTCTTTCTTAACAATTGCGGGCTTAATTCATCGAAATAGTAAACGAAAAGATCGTACGTTAGAACATTATCCAAGTGTAGATATTTTAATACCTGCCCATAATGAAGGGGTTGTTATTAAAGATACATTAGAAGCAATGGCAAAGATTGAATACCCAGGCAAACTAAACGTTTATTTATTAAACGATAATTCTCAAGATGAAACACCTGAAATTGGCGATGATTTCGACAAAGCTTATGCTCATATTCATCACATTCGTGTACCACCTGGCGAACCGAAAGGAAAATCGCGTGTATTAAACTACGGCCTTAGCATTTCGGATGGCGAATATTTCTGTGTTTACGATGCAGATAATCAACCTGAACCACATGCACTGCGAATGCTCGTAGAACATGCTGAAACAACCGAGGATGCCGTTGGAGCAGTTGGACACGTTCGTACAGTAAATGAGAAAAGAAATTGGCTCACACGAATGATTTCATTAGAATTTCAGATTTTCCAGCTCCTTATGCAATCTGGACGCTGGCTATTATTCCAAACAGGTTCACTGACTGGAACAAACATGCTTCTTCGTCGTTCCGCATTAGAAGAGCTTGGCGGCTATGATCCTTATGCAATTGCAGAGGATGCCGAATTAACATTAAGAATTACCCAAAAGGGCTATCTCTTACCAATCGTCCCGGAATCGATTACATGGGAACAAGAACCTGAGCATTTAAAAATTCTTATTAAACAGCGTACACGTTGGCTTCAAGGAAACTTATACATTTTAGAAAAAATGTTTTCTTCGTTAAGCTTCTTTAAAGGAAAACTTCTCGTACACTCCTTACAACAAGTTTTAGTGTATGTCGTATTTTGGCTATTCCTAATCATTTCAAACGTTTGGTTTGTAATTGGACTGCTCGGGATATTCCAAATTCAATATAGTATTCCATTACTATTTATGTGGTATGTCGCATATATTACATATGTTTCTCAATTATTTAGTGCCCAGAGCGTCGAACGAACCTTTACACCGACCAATATTTTCATAAGCGTCATTATGTACTTTACGTACGCACAGCTCTTTACGTATTTATTTATTCGCAGTCTCATTCTTTACTTACGTGCAAAGAGCAAGAAACAAGTAATTGGTTGGGATAAAACAGTACGATTTAAGAAAGAAAAATAG
- a CDS encoding diguanylate cyclase → MKDKSYKILSMWILQILFYFTTVHVTKYEHALIFTIIYVIINVLFLFLADKTAFIFFILGTIISVFYLFYQAWLHLWSTSDQWEYIITHFLMAANFFIVYISTHLLKKVILKNKELTERVRVLEQYIGESKLLTRQEFERRQALLTTAMNRRNETGIIIFFDFTSFSKYTKESVMDRVASLLVDTVRADFDLAAEYDSNTLVILLQNTNEAGADIVMNRLHPKMEQWLAAEAIQDIKIKREQINAKGHITL, encoded by the coding sequence GTGAAAGATAAGTCCTACAAAATCCTCTCTATGTGGATTTTACAAATTTTATTTTATTTTACTACTGTACATGTGACGAAATATGAGCACGCGCTCATTTTTACAATTATATATGTCATCATAAATGTACTATTCCTATTTTTAGCTGATAAAACAGCATTTATTTTCTTCATACTGGGAACAATCATTTCAGTATTCTATTTATTTTATCAGGCGTGGCTTCACTTATGGAGTACATCAGATCAATGGGAATATATTATTACCCACTTCTTGATGGCAGCTAACTTCTTCATTGTTTATATTTCAACCCATCTATTAAAAAAGGTTATCCTTAAAAATAAAGAGTTAACTGAACGAGTGAGAGTGCTTGAGCAATACATTGGAGAATCAAAATTATTAACAAGACAAGAATTCGAAAGACGACAAGCATTATTAACAACTGCGATGAATCGTCGTAATGAAACAGGCATTATCATTTTCTTTGATTTCACTTCCTTTAGTAAATATACGAAGGAAAGTGTCATGGATCGTGTAGCTTCATTATTAGTTGATACAGTCAGAGCTGACTTTGACCTTGCTGCTGAATATGACAGCAACACATTAGTCATTTTATTACAAAATACAAATGAAGCCGGTGCTGACATTGTAATGAACCGTCTACATCCAAAAATGGAGCAATGGCTTGCTGCTGAAGCAATTCAAGATATTAAAATAAAACGAGAACAAATCAATGCAAAGGGACATATCACATTATGA
- a CDS encoding BCCT family transporter, which produces MRKLTKTFIVSLTLCIAFTLWGIIPESIIGKGSLGNVTTAIQAALVSKFGWFYIISVSIFLGIAIFLIVSKYGSIRLGKDDDEPDYSYMTWFAMLFSAGMGIGLVFWGVAEPLNHLYTPPFGEGATEESARLALRFSFFHWGLHPWGLYALVALCIAYFTFRKGRASTISAAVGPLFKGGEHGRVAHMFDVLAVFATVFGVATSLGLGAKQIAGGVSYLTSIPNSLSTQLVIIGIVTVLYMLSAQTGLDKGIKYLSNANIILAFALMIIVLFAGPTNFIMNYFTSTIGSYIQELPSMSFRLSPLNEGGNQWIQSWTIFYWAWWIAWSPFVGTFIARVSRGRTIREFVIGVLLVPTVIGALWFSVFGGTGIHMELFDGANIYGQIKEMGTEVGLFAMLDQMGSMGPALCVLAILLISTFFITSADSATFVLAMLTTHGSLNPPNRIKMVWGIVLAALASILLYVGGLEALQTASIIAAFPFVFVIFFMIAALFKELQKEGRMKQHK; this is translated from the coding sequence ATGAGGAAACTGACGAAAACATTTATTGTCTCATTAACATTATGCATTGCATTTACACTTTGGGGGATTATTCCCGAATCTATTATTGGAAAAGGTAGCTTAGGAAATGTAACGACTGCAATTCAAGCTGCGTTAGTTAGTAAGTTTGGATGGTTCTATATTATTTCCGTTTCTATTTTCTTAGGAATTGCTATTTTCTTAATTGTTTCTAAGTACGGTTCGATTCGTTTAGGTAAAGATGATGATGAACCTGATTATAGTTATATGACATGGTTTGCTATGTTATTTAGTGCCGGTATGGGAATCGGTTTGGTTTTCTGGGGCGTTGCAGAACCGTTGAATCATTTATACACACCTCCGTTTGGAGAGGGTGCCACTGAAGAGAGTGCACGTCTTGCGCTTCGTTTTTCATTTTTCCATTGGGGATTACATCCGTGGGGATTATATGCACTTGTAGCATTATGTATTGCATATTTTACATTTAGAAAAGGAAGAGCAAGTACAATTAGTGCGGCAGTTGGTCCGCTATTTAAAGGCGGTGAACATGGCCGTGTTGCACATATGTTTGATGTTCTAGCTGTATTTGCAACAGTATTTGGTGTAGCGACATCATTAGGACTTGGAGCAAAACAAATTGCGGGTGGTGTTAGTTATTTAACATCCATTCCAAACTCATTATCGACACAGCTAGTAATTATCGGAATTGTAACTGTTCTTTATATGCTATCTGCACAAACGGGACTCGATAAAGGAATTAAATATTTAAGTAATGCGAATATTATTTTAGCGTTTGCACTTATGATAATTGTATTATTTGCAGGTCCAACAAACTTTATTATGAATTATTTCACTTCAACAATCGGATCATACATTCAAGAATTGCCAAGTATGAGTTTCCGTTTAAGTCCATTAAATGAAGGCGGAAATCAGTGGATTCAGTCATGGACAATTTTCTACTGGGCATGGTGGATTGCATGGTCACCATTCGTAGGTACATTTATTGCTCGTGTATCACGCGGGCGTACAATTCGTGAATTTGTTATTGGTGTGTTACTCGTACCGACAGTAATTGGTGCGCTTTGGTTCTCTGTTTTCGGAGGAACGGGTATTCATATGGAATTGTTCGACGGGGCGAATATATATGGCCAAATTAAAGAAATGGGCACAGAAGTAGGATTGTTTGCTATGTTAGACCAAATGGGTAGTATGGGACCGGCTTTATGTGTGTTAGCTATTTTACTTATTTCAACATTCTTTATTACATCGGCAGACTCTGCCACGTTTGTTCTAGCGATGTTAACGACACATGGTAGCTTAAACCCACCAAATCGCATTAAAATGGTTTGGGGTATTGTTCTAGCAGCGTTAGCTTCGATCTTATTGTATGTCGGTGGATTAGAGGCGCTGCAAACTGCGTCGATTATTGCGGCATTCCCATTTGTATTTGTTATTTTCTTTATGATTGCAGCACTATTTAAAGAGTTGCAAAAAGAAGGACGTATGAAGCAACATAAATAA